The proteins below come from a single Vitis vinifera cultivar Pinot Noir 40024 chromosome 9, ASM3070453v1 genomic window:
- the HP4 gene encoding pseudo histidine-containing phosphotransfer protein 6, with protein sequence MLGLGADRLRADMNRLLALLFHQGVLDEQFLQLQQLQDETSPNFVSEVVNIYFHESEKLLRNLRGLLMDREFSDYKKMGIHLNQFMGSSSSIGAKRVRNVCVAFRAASEQNNRAGCLRALELVEHEYCYLKNKLHELFQLEQQRVLAAGVRYPIQN encoded by the exons ATGCTCGGGTTGGGTGCGGACCGCTTGCGAGCCGACATGAATCGCCTGCTCGCATTGCTCTTCCACCAG GGAGTACTGGATGAGCAGTTCTTGCAGCTACAGCAGCTTCAAGATGAAACTTCTCCCAACTTCGTTTCCGAGGTTGTCAACATCTACTTCCACGAGTCTGAGAAGCTTTTGAGGAATCTCCGAGGACTACT GATGGATAGGGAGTTCTCGGactacaagaaaatgggaatCCATCTGAATCAGTTCATGGGAAGCAGTTCTAGCATAGGTGCTAAAAGAGTCAGAAATGTATGCGTTGCTTTTCGCGCGGCTTCCGAGCAGAACAACAGGGCCGG GTGCTTGAGGGCTTTGGAGCTTGTCGAACACGAGTACTGTTACCTCAAGAACAAATTGCATGAACTCTTCCAA CTAGAGCAGCAGCGAGTACTGGCAGCTGGAGTTAGGTACCCGATACAGAACTGA